GGACGTTCCCGCGCACCGTCACGTCGGCCATGCGCATCTGGCCGGACGGGATCTCCAGGCCGGTCGCCTCCAGATCGCTGCCGATCTGCGAACCGTCCAGGTGCAGCGCCCGGTCGTAGTACGGCTCGACCGCGCCGCGCGGCACCGTGATGCGCGCCCGCGCCAGCCGCAACGTGCCGCCGATGCGCGCGTTGATCATCCGCACCGTGCCGACCGCGGTCAGCCCGTCGGACAGCTCGACGTTGCCGTCGACCTGGCAGCGATCGCCCACCAGCGCCGGCCACGGATCCACGTAGGGGTCGCTGGACTTCCACGCCTCCAGGACGATCCGGCCCTGCTGCTCGCTGGTCAGCTCGGCGGCGCGCAGCACCACGTCACCGTTGACGCGGATGCTCGGCAGGTGCAGCACGCCGTGCGCGGAAAACGCTTGCCGCGTGCTCGCGGCGCCGAAGTTGTCCACCTCGCACAACAGGCTGCCGCCGATGTGCGCGCCGTTCCCGTCGAGCGCGAACCCGTCCGGGTTGCGCAGCCGCGCCCCGGAGAAGTTGACGTTGCCGCCGGTGCGCATGCCCGGCAGCCGGACCTCACCCTCGGCCTGCATCCGGTAGGCCAGCAGCGCACCGGCGATGATCAATCGGTCGGCCTGGATCGCGCGGCCCTGCGGGTGGTCCACCGCGGTGCGGGTCAGCACGACCGAACCCTCCACGACGGCGTCGGTCAGGTTGATCGCCGCATCCGGCACCCCGCGCTCGCGGGTGTCGCCCCGCTGCACGGCCGTCTCGCCGTCGTCGCTGCCCGGCAGGACCTGCACGACGCAGCGGATGAGCCGGAGGTCGTTGCGGCTGCGCAGGTTCCGGGCTTTGAGACCGGGCAGCCAGCAACGGCGGAAGACCAGGCCGAGGATCTTGGCCTCGCGCACGTCCGGCGGATGCTCGAAGCGGCAGTTCTCGAAGCGGAACAGGCAGTCCAGGTCCGCGCCGCGCAGATCCAGCCGGCCGGTGACGTAAGCGTTTTCCAACGACACGATCGGCGCGTTGCTGGCCTGCCGGCGGAACCGCAGCAGCCCACCGCTGCCCGGCTCGAGCAGCGGTTTCAGCAGCTCCTCGGCCGCGACGTGGTAGCGCCGGTCCGGCACCCCGCGAAAAGGATCCAGGGCCGGCACGTCGCGGTCCCCGATCCCCGGCTGGCCACCCACCATCCGCGTCCCCCTCCCCGCGACGATCGCCACACCTGCTCCGACGATCCTCGCGGGTGAGGGGTTCCCGGCGCTACTGCTCGGGTTTGAGAACGCGCGCCAGGAACGCGCGCGTGCGCTCGTGCCGCGGGTCCCCGATCACCTGCTCCGGCGCACCCTGCTCGACGACGACGCCGTCGTCCATGAACAGCACCTTGTCCGCCACCTCGCGGGCGAACTGCATCTCGTGCGTCACCACGACCATCGTCATGCCGTCACGCGCCAGCTGCCGCATCACACCCAGCACGTCGCCGACCAGTTCCGGGTCCAGCGCCGACGTCGGCTCGTCGAACAGCATCAGCCGGGGCTGCATCGCGAGCGCACGGGCGATCGCGACCCGCTGCTGCTGACCGCCGGAGAGCTGCGCGGGGTAGGAGCTCTCCTTGTCCGCGAGGCCCACCCGGTCGAGCAGTTCGCGGGCCCGCTCACGCGCGGCCTGCTTGCTCTCCCGCCGCACCTGCACCGGCGCCTCCATGACGTTCTCCAGCGCCGTCATGTGCGGGAACAGGTTGAAGCGCTGGAACACCATGCCGATGTTGCGGCGCTGCTGGGCGATCTCGCTGTCCCGCAGCTCGTACAGCCGCTCGCCGCGTTGCCGGTAGCCGACGAGCTCGCCGTCGACGTAGAGCCGGCCGGCGTTGACCTTCTCCAGGTGGTTGATGCACCGCAGCAGCGTCGACTTGCCCGAGCCGGACGGACCGATGAGGCAGGCGACCTCCCGCTCCTGCACCTCGAAGTCGATGCCCTTGAGCACCTCGAGCCGGCCGAACCGCTTGTGGATGCCCTGCGCCTGGACGACCGGGGTCATCCCACCGCACCTCCCCCGATACCGCCGCCACCGCCCGAGCCGTACCGGAACCCGAGCATGCGGCTCGTCCACTTCGTGCGCTCGCCCACCTGCCGGGAAGTCCCGCGGGCGAACCGCCGCTCGATCTGCATCTGCACCAGCGTCAGGATCGTGGTCATGAACAGGTACCACAGCGCGGCCGTGATCAGCAGCGGCGCGATCCGGTAGTTCTGCGCGTAGATCTGCTGCGCCGACGTCATCAGCTCGAAGTACCCGATGACCACCACCAGCGACGTCGTCTTGAGCATCGCGATGGTC
The sequence above is a segment of the Amycolatopsis viridis genome. Coding sequences within it:
- a CDS encoding oxidoreductase, translated to MVGGQPGIGDRDVPALDPFRGVPDRRYHVAAEELLKPLLEPGSGGLLRFRRQASNAPIVSLENAYVTGRLDLRGADLDCLFRFENCRFEHPPDVREAKILGLVFRRCWLPGLKARNLRSRNDLRLIRCVVQVLPGSDDGETAVQRGDTRERGVPDAAINLTDAVVEGSVVLTRTAVDHPQGRAIQADRLIIAGALLAYRMQAEGEVRLPGMRTGGNVNFSGARLRNPDGFALDGNGAHIGGSLLCEVDNFGAASTRQAFSAHGVLHLPSIRVNGDVVLRAAELTSEQQGRIVLEAWKSSDPYVDPWPALVGDRCQVDGNVELSDGLTAVGTVRMINARIGGTLRLARARITVPRGAVEPYYDRALHLDGSQIGSDLEATGLEIPSGQMRMADVTVRGNVLAGRVGLRHAERDVLSARRMKVAGNLHLHEATIEGTLRLQGVEVGGSVYLYGTDVTEPAVRNRTSFSVDLRTVKVGRDIILTNAGEQPFHAAGGVNMDGAAAGRRIDFTGAVLGALNKHGVALDVSDVGADEFLLTLARPAAGAIVMRHAHCQTLADNEHFWRAEGGIELEDFRYDVLKQPIDMKDDAAVRDRIERLRTAMAGYRPGPYDQLAAMLRNSGNEEHASTVLFKKQQYRYEALARGYRVLGPGVRLWSWLQRWMVGYGYRPVRALAWLIALLAAGSVYFGLGTDSCVKDPIRYMVSGPRCAVDQQETGLEWNPVLYTADLLVPIVDFGNKGRWYMHDLDKWVSNGFTAMGWILATTVAAGAGRMIRRDT
- a CDS encoding amino acid ABC transporter ATP-binding protein, whose protein sequence is MTPVVQAQGIHKRFGRLEVLKGIDFEVQEREVACLIGPSGSGKSTLLRCINHLEKVNAGRLYVDGELVGYRQRGERLYELRDSEIAQQRRNIGMVFQRFNLFPHMTALENVMEAPVQVRRESKQAARERARELLDRVGLADKESSYPAQLSGGQQQRVAIARALAMQPRLMLFDEPTSALDPELVGDVLGVMRQLARDGMTMVVVTHEMQFAREVADKVLFMDDGVVVEQGAPEQVIGDPRHERTRAFLARVLKPEQ